From one Babesia bovis T2Bo chromosome 3, whole genome shotgun sequence genomic stretch:
- a CDS encoding variant erythrocyte surface antigen-1 beta subunit, translating into MSKPWTPYDSLTTAPTNLKEAIDWVLRVTGKDGKKNEKPTASTSNGPHCLCYLAKAVKDLLYDAKDPEYPGPSPKRYWSDILLEQEKTLVLPVLTDLGLLSVGSTSAARDTCAGGTEVIKALIDHLAQGLQKWVGWQEKGDECCLKGTSGKSKGIGKECKCVGGTCCSPGGSAATTCHDCRTCGTSNAGQKCYLSAYCKTKSTSGSGSSGSGNAEGDYYWPTISSDSTKVHLLARIFLGSVCLIWSGLSQLGFLTGGSERWDKSSLHSLEAGDNKGLGSFMAAMGYDLDRLNGSGPDKKGQFVQKLLSGTEPSGGKGIQWKEFAGKSASQNSVAEYYSSIYGKAKEAGKGSTESICKDYPLLVLHILASGYFRAGSAGAKNVILAPKAAPKKEETPSPRKPRTIREILYWLSALPYSQGYKELVDRMQDKTDQVTNGNSEQDKDKIQLYDEKSEKTELKQDCLTHYLMAACGYCPLVLIGIQGTIATSGTESDSTTSSTGSTAGAPEKKQCPEHSKDRNKRCILEDANKTTDTSKSQSTDGKLKEGQVCYGGYHLEVKDFGPLHGMYANGLFGFQMDMSSAQCLDQLRVYVYHCFYQLYFLRKQCGTGVVDGSVLGWKSCRYGFQVSTRKAGVSSGGADNKNWKCKPLENGGNSNDNQGGSPNQNNGQKCNCLGKGASQGGHGSNDGSPLQSFLCDSIHGMHCHHTVGSGVESYPPIEEHMNKIVTPSGQEKGPHKHYPELCPVPMGWSTDKENHFKDLKDTHKTKDLTGVGSSGTATTYPAHCTGNTLSHLLEYYCDPEKCHGSLVVLLRLLACITPTVPRTLGDLFGFYYYIVYIGGKSSGGAGQGVHEKLKGFESEVVLYMGKDNAVVGALTTWNGDSSSGGGSACSHGTKDGSLKTLFGCKDGTGQCSQYLSPLSGQQYGQLSPVMAGTYLSWLVYLIGEFQGGLGELRKELMNVDCKGDGCQGQAGGSGCGNDCRSGSHGTTCSGAGSAGVCKCTSVVSCTGVLPVLYKYGFGYGDVSKLHNTAGAGSKKCDAFLTTLNGVLNGQHIKHDGTGLHHEINQLIYITRRPWIFVLTVAWLVAVLYLAFGAIWPLDWTHMRSHCRGWFRKGSLSPWEILMVGNKKGRGILEFFGGR; encoded by the exons ATGTCTAAGCCCTGGACGCCTTACGACAGCCTCACCACcgctcccaccaacctcaaggaggccattgactgggtcctgagggtaactggtaaggatggtaagaagaatgaGAAGCCAACGGCAAGCACTAGCAATGGCCCCC ACTGTCTGTGCTACCtggccaaggcagtgaaggacctactgtacGATGCCAAGGACCCGGAGTACCCTGGTCCCAGTCCTAAGAGGTACTGGAGTGACATACTCCTAGAGCAGGAGAAGACATTAGTGCTACCAGTGCTCACGGACCTGGGACTCCTAAGTGttggcagcactagtgcaGCTAGGGATACCTGCGCCggtggcaccgaggtcataaaggcactgatagaccacttggcacagggactacagaagtgggttgggtggcaaGAAAAAGGAGATGagtgttgtcttaagggaaCAAGTGGAAAGAGTAAGGGTATAGGAAAGGAATGTAAATGTGTTGGTGGTACCTGTTGTAGTCCCGGTGGTAGTGCTGCTACTACTTGTCATGACTGTAGAACATGTGGTACCAGTAATGCTGGccaaaaatgctacctctcGGCCTATTGCAAAACAAAATCCACCTCTGGTAGTGGCAGTAGTGGTTCCGGTAACGCTGAAGGTGACTACTACTGGCCCACCATATCCAGTGACTCCACCaaagtccacctcctggcccgtattttcctagggtcagtatgtctcatctggagtggactcagtcagttggggttcctgACGGGTGGTAGCGAGAGGTGGGATAAGAGTAGTTTGCACTCATTAGAGGCTGGTGACAATAAgggtctcggctcattcatggcggccatgggctatgacctggacAGGTTGAATGGGAGTGGTCCAG ATAAGAAGGGGCAGTTTGTGCAAAAATTACTATCGGGAACGGAACCTAGTGGCGGCAAAGGTATCCAATGGAAAGAATTCGCCGGTAAGAGTGCTTCTCAGA atagtgtagctgagtactacagtagTATCTATGGCAAAGCAAAGGAGGCTGGCAAAGGCAGTACTGAATCCATTTGTAAGGATTAtcccctattggtactccacatcctggccagtgggtacttcagggcaggcaGTGCCGGGGCAAAGAATGTCATCCTGGCGCCTAAAGCGGCACCTAAGAAAGAAGAAACTCCCTCTCCTAGGAAACCTAGGaccatccgtgagatcctctactggctaagtgcattgccctatagtcagggatACAAGGAATTGGTGGATAGGATGCAAGATAAGACGGATCAAGTGACCAATGGGAACTCTGAACAAGATAAGGATAAGATACAGCTATACGATGAGAAAAGTGAGAAGACGGAGCTCAAACAAGACTGTCTCacccactacctaatggccgcctgtggctactgcccactggtactcatcggtatccaggggaccatagctACCAGTGGCACTGAAAGTGACAGTACTACATCAA gtacGGGAAGTACTGCTGGTGCTCCGGAGAAGAAGCAGTGTCCTGAACACAGTAAAGATCGTAATAAGAGGTGTATCCTGGAAGACGCCAACAAGACGACAGATACTAGCAAGTCACAGTCTACCGACGGCAAACTCAAGGAAGGCCAAGTCTGCTAtggcgggtaccacctggaagtaAAGGATTTCG gccccctccatgggatgtatgccaatgggctctttggcttccagatGGACATGTCTtccgcccagtgcctggaccaactgagggtatatgtctaccactgcttctaccagctctatttcctaaggaagcagtgtggCACGGGGGTGGTGGACGGAAGTGTGCTGGGCTGGAagagttgtaggtatggtttCCAGGTATCTACCAGGAAGGCAGGAGTTAGCAGCGGTGGAGCCGATAATAAGAATTGGAAGTGCAAGCCATTAG AGAATGGTGGTAACAGTAATGATAACCAAGGGGGTAGTCCTAATCAGAATAATGGACAAAAGTGCAACTGCCTGGGAAAGGGTGCCAGTCAGGGTGGACATGGATCTAATGATGGCTCACCCCTACAGAGCTTCTTGTGTGATAGTATACATGGGATGCATTGTCATCATACGGTGGGTAGCGGTGTAGAAAGCTATCCACCCATTGAGGAGCACATGAACAAGATTGTCACTCCTAGTGGACAAGAAAAAGGGCCTCACAAGCATTACCCCGAATTATGCCCAGTCCCTATGGGATGGAGTACGGATAAGGAgaaccacttcaaag ATTTGAAAGACACGCACAAGACAAAGGATCTGACAGGAG TAGGTAGCAGTGGCACTGCCACTACGTATCCcgcccactgcactgggaatacactgTCACATCTCCTGGaatactactgtgaccccgAAAAGTGCCATGGCtccctagtggtactactgagactgctggcatgtattactcccacggtgccacggactctgggtgacctctttgggttctattactatatagtctatattgGGGGAAAGagtagtggtggtgctGGACAGGGAGTGCATGAGAAATTGAAAGGATTCGAATCGGAGGTGGTGCTCTATATGGGTAAAGATAATGCAGTGGTCGGAGCACTAACCACATGGAACG gtgacagtagtagtggtggtggtagtgctTGTAGCCACGGCACTAAGGATGGCTCACTAAAGACCCTATTTGGATGTAAAGATGGCACTGGCCAGTGCTCTCAATACCTCTCTCCTTtgagtggccagcagtatggccagttgagtcccgtgatggccgggacctacctgtcatggttggtctatttgataggggAGTTTCAGGGAGGGTTGGGAGAGTTGAGGAAGGAGCTCATGAATGTTGATTGTAAGGGTGATGGGTGTCAGG gtcaGGCGGGAGGTAGTGGATGTGGTAACGACTGCCGAAGTGGAAGTCACGGTACTACGTGCAGTGGTGCTGGTAGTGCCGGAGTATGTAAATGCAcctctgtcgtatcatgtaccggggtactaccggtgttgtacaagtatggaTTTGGGTATGGTGATGTCAGTAAGCTGCACAACACTGCTGGAG CAGGTTCGAAGAAGTGTGATGCATTCCTAACGACGCTAAATGGCGTCTTAAATGGACAGCATATCAAGCATGACGGCACAGGCCTCCACCACGAGATAAACCAACTCATCTACATCACTAGGCGCCCGTGGATATTTGTTCTCACGGTagcgtggctagtagcggtactgtatctagcatttggtgccatatggccactggactggacacatatgaggtcgcattgtaggggatggttcaggaagggtagtctgagtccatgggagatactgatggtgggcaataagaagggaagggggatattggagttttttggtgggaggtag
- a CDS encoding SmORF protein (Small Open Reading Frame (SmORF)), with amino-acid sequence MVAFNTFSKLCVVVAFGLSATVTATDVAQEQPKKESFLSRFFGKKDEAATEPMDMQKQENIESQEHINTTGPSNLSVEWLLLPRRENRRALTYLLPDDLASKVPMRYIKPLDSELEERIREFFSLSAKEQLQKRLASYGFQQ; translated from the coding sequence ATGGTAGCCTTTAACACTTTCTCCAAGCTCTGTGTAGTTGTCGCATTCGGGCTCTCTGCCACAGTCACTGCTACCGATGTAGCCCAGgagcaacccaagaaggaatcgtTCTTAAGCAGATTCTTTGGTAAGAAAGACGAAGCTGCCACGGAACCAATGGACATGCAGAAACAAGAGAATATCGAGTCTCAAGAACACATTAATACAACAGGACCATCCAACCtttctgttgaatggcTTCTCTTGCCCAGGCGCGAAAACAGAAGGGCCCTAACTTATTTGTTACCAGATGATTTAGCCTCAAAGGTCCCAATGCGCTACATCAAGCCACTAGACTCTGAGCTGGAAGAACGTATTAGAGAGTTTTTTTCATTGAGTGCTAAAGAGCAACTGCAAAAGCGTCTAGCTTCATATGGTTTCCAACAATAA
- a CDS encoding variant erythrocyte surface antigen-1 alpha subunit, with protein MRAQSYRTHPCTECICGLAAAVTDLLQSVQLEYHGEGNNGPPKKRVTECLNELFSLVQGLGGTSVVRTYIDQLAQVLSALVGWSKIDKCGNCDSSKGNQHGTNEKCQYLQEVKENKPCDTCKCMKWVVPEAGKDEAHYLGRRCTRCEGSGQPPCKCSSSSGSACQGPDSCKCALAGKCCKCCCTSCGKCSDKCSCIEQEKNILGIYEHNESYVSAYKVKLVHEGYFGREYQVWPKWSDRKTSKKRAVAARNLLGSVCLIWSGLTYMYWTGKYAKGSPRWNNHILDGSGLDDGTLSQWIQALGFPRDMLNNSGPQNRLDKVIWNGIMGKLYLGFPNTGTGGNVDIHGYDGDENTFRDPSSMNYAGYIHTMDKGAFCSNATIFHKNDTTSTTDENTNKCGALYKLYILSCAYFTGLQKKTPPKGGNTNPKTIREILYWLSALPYSPAYPMILEHSKEVLKKVAPDVKGTKTLSFYQTGRTAPITVHEYNLFAHFQAVTQYCPLVLIGIQGGIHSPKGTDSTTEPAIHSLYANTECSFTYPAVDIQAYNQVVHYIRALFYQLYFLRKQCAVKVALGGKWRECRYGSGVIGKDVVSWMCLGCDPMEHDRNYRVKELKKTLDGVTNGTGENDTLMKSLASVLEKIGEVVVQLGNAQERLDRGKYDLGGVMDALNKVFPKVYTNGNGFKDVLQGVLGKLETEKMKGLEDSGLEGVTKLKEAVTKAKGTLTAAKEAVEKQHGTDVDPCKNLVSAAIDGIHKVLDIFKKWAEQDGKDIIEQAKKTLEYVGILTNAGNEIDLRNVKLEAHYSALLSAINQLISICSTSKCPPCHEHAKKCGKQPQSKYCDKCHQQYMDGTPSPLQAFLEDRLPGFSCSAVVDQDENPEYPLAASHLGHCGGSGQCCPLPMGFRNNFQKGSTGDMTGARLYGILYFFSNENMMQSCVYTLVRVTAALSATTPQVLGDVFGFFRGGVGNPVDGKNRKEQDKACKHEGDPSDTSEENKEKYFCGWCASGLRDVVNDIEWIPRDDKDKGGKYRGSVGEALIDIKGDKGSSTTTYSSTQDTNTSLSRLTKNCQYLSPLTGELYTAVSATFGGTYLSWVLYLSDALHSGLESLSEAFRNIECRGCKGNCDPNKCTKGEHGSNGGGQCGCQSIVSCTGVLPVLYRHGFSYGNPFNLEGYQQGDGKVDGQYDIKKEDKYIKQCHQFLDSLNQVIKTESTTPLHALLSAVGKLQYDIRLPWIFVLTVAWLVAVLYLAFGAIWPLDWTHMRSHWLRGGAHQWQCMWYKVMTGRKGMELVEYFDQRLLLHLVMV; from the exons ATGCGCGCCCAGTCCTATAGAACTCACCCttgtacagaatgtatatgcggcctggcggcggcagtgactgacctactgcagtcagtacaactggagtaccatg gtgaagGCAACAATGGCCCCCCAAAAAAGAGAGTCACAGAGTGCCTCAATGAGCTATTCTCTCTGGTACAaggactaggtggtacctccgtggtccggacctatatagaccagctggcacaggtactcagtgcactcgttgggtggagtaagatagataAGTGTGGTAATTGCGATAGTAGTAAAGGGAATCAACATGGCACAAATGAGAAGTGCCAGTATCTACAGGAAGTAAAGGAAAACAAGCCTTGTGATACGTGtaaatgtatgaaatgggtaGTGCCCGAGGCGGGTAAGGATGAAGCACACTACTTGGGAAGgaggtgtacaaggtgtgAGGGTAGTGGGCAGCCGCCGTGTAagtgtagtagtagtagtggtagtgccTGTCAGGGTCCTGACAGTTGCAAATGCGCTCTAGCAGGCAAgtgctgcaagtgttgttgtacgaGTTGTGGGAAGTGTAGTGATAAGTGTAGCTGTATCGAACAGGAGAAGAATATCCTTGGTATTTATGAACATAATGAGAGCTATGTGTCAGCATATAAGGTGAAACTGGTACATGAAGggtattttggtagagaATACCAGGTTTGGCCAAAGTGGTCTGATAGAAAAACTAGTAAAAAGCGAGCGGTGGCTGCACGTAACTtactagggtcagtatgtctcatttggagtggacttacatatatgtattggacaggAAAGTACGCCAAAGGTAGCCCACggtggaacaatcacattttggacggtagtggtctagatgatggtaccctgTCCCAATGGATACAGGCcttagggtttcctagggatatgTTGAACAATAGTGGGCCACAGAATAGACTTGACAAGGTCATATGGAATGGGATTATGggtaagttatatttgggattcccgaATACTGGTACTGGTGGCAATGTTGATATCCATGGCTATGACGGTGATGAAAATACATTTAGGGATCCATCTAgtatgaactatgcaggatatatacataccatGGACAAgggtgcattttgcagcaacGCTACTATCTTCCATAAGAATGACACCACCAGCACAACGGACGAAAACACCAACAAATGTGGTGCCTTGTacaagctctacattctctcatgtgcctacttcactgggttacagaaaaagACTCCGCCGAAGGGGGGAAATACAAACCCTAAGACCATCCGGGaaatcctctactggctaagtgcattgccctatagcCCGGCATATCCAATGATACTGGAGCATTCCAAGGAAGTATTGAAGAAAGTGGCACCAGACGTTAAAGGCACCAAGACACTTTCGTTCTACCAGACAGGCCGCACAGCACCCATTACCGTccatgaatacaacctcTTTGctcacttccaagcagtgactcagtactgcccactagtcctcataggtatccagggtggaataCATAGTCCTAAGGGCACTGATAGCACTACAGAacctgccattcactcccTGTATGCCAACACTGAATGCTCCTTCACCTACCCAGCAGTCGatatccaagcatacaaccaagtggtacactacattagggctctgttctaccagttgtatttccttaggaagcaatgtgcagttaaAGTGGCTCTAggaggcaaatggcgtgaatgtaggtatggtagtggagtgaTTGGGAAGGATGTggttagctggatgtgcctggggtgtgaccccatggagcatgataGGAATTATAGGGTAAAGGAGTTGAAAAAGACATTGGATGGGGTGACGAATGGAACAGGGGAGAATGATACATTGATGAAGTCTCTAGCGAGTGTACTTGAGAAAATTGgggaagtagtggtacaattgggtaatgcccaggagaGGTTGGATAGGGGAAAGTATGATCTAGGGGGAGTGATGGATGCACTAAATAAAGTATTTCCAAAGGTGTATACGAATGGGAATGGATTCAAAGATGTACTACAGGGGGTACTAGGGAAATTGGAAACGGAGAAGATGAAGGGACTAGAGGATAGTGGGCTAGAGGGGGTGACTAAACTAAAGGAAGCTGTTACGAAGGCTAAGGGGACACTAACGGCGGCTAAAGAGGCAGTAGAGAAACAGCACGGTACTGATGTTGATCCATGTAAGAACCTAGTGAGTGCTGCTATAGATGGGATACACAAGGTattggatatatttaaaaagTGGGCAGAACAAGACGGAAAGGATATTATAGAGCAAGCGAAAAAAACCCTGGAATATGTTGGCATATTAACGAACGCTGGGAATGAGATAGATCTGCGTAATGTTAAACTGGAGGCACATTACTCGGCGCTACTCTCAGCCATTAACCAGctcatctccatctgcTCCACTTCCAAGTGCCCACCGTGCCATGAACACGCCAAGAAGTGTGGCAAACAGCCACAGTCCAAGTACTGTGacaaatgccaccaacagTACATGGACGGCACTCCATcacccctccaggcattcctcgaggatagGTTAccaggttttagttgtagTGCAGTGGTGGACCAAGACGAGAACCCAGAGTATCCCCTggctgcatcccacctaggacactgtggTGGCTCAGGTCAATGCTGCCCCTTGCCAATGGGATTTAGAAATAACTTCCAGAAGGGCAGCACCGGTGATATGACTGGTGcacgcctttatggcatcctctacttctttagtaatgagaacatgatgcagtcgtgtgtctatacactggtTAGGGTTACTGCggcactcagtgccaccacaccacaggtattgggtgatgtctttgggttctttagggggGGTGTAGGAAATCCAGTAGATGGGAAGAACAGGAAGGAACAAGACAAGGCATGTAAGCACGAAGGGGATCCAAGTGACACTTCTGAGGAGAACAAGGAGAagtacttttgcggctggtgtgcctctgggttaaggGATGTAGTGAATGACATTGAGTGGATTCCAAGAGATGACAAGGATAAAGGAGGGAAGTATAGAGGAAGTGTAGGAGAAGCACTGATAGATATTAAGGGCGACAAGGgcagtagtaccactacataTTCCAGTACACAAGACACTAATACTTCCCTCTCACGACTCACtaagaactgccagtacctctcccccctaaccggtgaactctatacagcagtgaGCGCCActttcggtggaacatacctctcatgggtactatacctatcagatgcacttcattcaggactagagtcactcTCTGAGGCATTCCGtaatattgaatgccggggtTGTAAGGGAAactgtgaccccaataagtgcacGAAGGGAGAACACGGAAGCAATGGCGGtggacagtgtggatgccaatcaatcgtatcatgtaccggggtactgccagtgttgtatagacatgggttcagctacggtaacccattcaatctggaggggtaccagcaAGGGGATGGAAAGGTAGATGGGCAGTATGATATCAAAAAGGAAGACAAGTATATTAAGCAGTGCCATCAATTCTTAGACAGTCTCAATCAAGTGATCAAGACagagagtaccactcccctccATGCATTACTCTCAGCAGTAGGtaaactccaatacgacatacggctcccgtggatctttgtgctGACCgtagcctggctagtagcggtactctacctcgcctttggagccatatggccactggactggacacatatgaggtcgcactggttacggggtggagcacaccagtggcaatgtatgtggtataaggtgatgacggggaggaagggaatggaactggtggagtattttgaTCAACGTTTACTATTGCATTTAGTGATGGTTTAG
- a CDS encoding putative integral membrane protein, which translates to MDTTTYATIVLVLLWLYLCCQALGFLLTLVDVVNATTLPTTTILSTALLGICLWLCKKAGYLVSPMNWYHWVLLVLLVLLQVLAVVIEYLGLQGMFSSSIGAEWTHPIYAVAVVLLGILGGTLYCGWKCNLFCRPCCKSQYICYGSTIVVVLVILILLAVTGALAPLIGDGRTYYDSRNGETEARTVGYLGKMVLPFTQFYVTAVLWNTTLKLPYAVPEVVAVVAAALSSATILVLAVPGVSHGLLPSTVAYPLLSIHLATLVITWYFMEYKAIFSCPKQYLCFGILTVVLLVALVVVGNAYASEQMSDTNDVQYTLLGYSMVLIVPTLWYAYRCGLFIWCLPKKKNLRATDTAENTTADTDIAKES; encoded by the coding sequence ATGGATACCACTACCTATGCTACCATAGTACTGGTCCTTCTATGGCTCTACTTGTGCTGCCAGGCATTGGGTTTCTTGTTGACCCTTGTAGATGTTGTGAACGCTACGACATTACCTACTACCACTATCCTATCTACCGCGCTGCTTGGAATATGCCTATGGCTATGCAAGAAGGCAGGGTACCTCGTATCGCCAATGAACTGGTACCATTGGGTACTACTGGTATTACTAGTATTACTACAAGTGCTGGCAGTGGTAATAGAATATCTGGGTCTACAGGGCATGTTTAGCTCAAGCATTGGTGCGGAATGGACACATCCCATTTACGCTGTTGCAGTAGTACTGCTGGGTAtactaggtggtaccctATACTGTGGATGGAAGTGTAACCTATTCTGTAGACCATGTTGCAAAAGCCAGTACATTTGCTATGGTAGCACaatagtggtagtactagtgatCCTGATATTACTGGCAGTAACTGGCGCATTAGCACCGCTTATTGGTGACGGACGCACATACTATGATTCCCGTAACGGGGAAACCGAAGCTAGGACTGTTGGCTACCTCGGTAAAATGGTATTACCCTTTACGCAATTCTATGTTACGGCGGTGTTATGGAATACTACACTGAAGCTACCATATGCAGTACCGGAGGTGGTGGCCGTAGTAGCAGCAGCACTGTCATCGGCCACAATACTGGTATTGGCAGTACCGGGCGTTAGTCACGGACTACTGCCCAGTACTGTGGCTTACCCCCTACTCTCCATTCATCTCGCAACTTTGGTCATTACCTGGTACTTCATGGAATACAAAGCAATATTCTCTTGTCCCAAGCAATACCTGTGCTTCGGAATATTGACAGTTGTACTACTGGTAGCATTGGTAGTAGTTGGGAACGCATACGCTAGCGAACAAATGAGTGATACTAACGATGTGCAATATACCCTCCTAGGCTACTCAATGGTACTGATTGTACCAACATTGTGGTACGCATACCGATGTGGTCTATTTATATGGTGCCTCCCCAAGAAAAAGAACCTCAGAGCTACTGACACTGCTGAGAACACGACAGCagacactgatatcgcaaaggaATCATAG
- a CDS encoding SmORF protein (Small Open Reading Frame (SmORF)) — MVAFNTFSKLCVVVAFGLSATVTATDVAQEQPKKESVVSGSFRKGEESATKPHKLPERNKTYIDPEEPPMFSIEWYLLPKPENRAYLLEKLPFDVAKDVPEDCDEPIDPALEKRIRKFFSLRGLIFTSMSSYPLEVPEPAKYSVEWYLLPKPENRSRLIEKLPFDVAKDVPEDCNEPILPVLEKHIRDYFSWLGREWYLLPEPQSRAALRKALPSDVAETVPEDCDEPIDPEVEQYIKRFFSFSVQKQKSMLLPSF; from the coding sequence ATGGTAGCCTTTAACACTTTCTCCAAGCTCTGTGTAGTTGTCGCATTCGGGCTCTCTGCCACAGTCACTGCTACCGATGTAGCCCAGgagcaacccaagaaggaatcaGTGGTCAGTGGATCATTCCGTAAGGGTGAAGAATCGGCTACGAAACCTCACAAGTTACCGGAGAGAAACAAGACGTACATTGATCCAGAAGAGCCACCCATGTTCTCTATTGAATGGTATCTCTTACCCAAGCCGGAAAATAGAGCATATCTTCTTGAGAAGTTGCCATTTGATGTGGCCAAAGACGTTCCGGAGGACTGCGATGAACCCATAGATCCCGCACTGgaaaaacgtattaggAAGTTTTTCTCATTGAGAGGTTTGATATTCACAAGTATGAGCTCCTATCCTTTAGAGGTACCGGAACCAGCCAAAtactctgttgaatggtatctatTACCCAAGCCGGAAAACAGATCACGTCTTATTGAAAAGTTGCCATTTGATGTGGCCAAAGACGTTCCGGAggactgtaatgaaccaatatTGCCCGTGCTGGAAAAACATATTAGGGACTATTTTTCATGGCTTGGTCGCGAATGGTATCTATTACCCGAGCCCCAAAGCAGAGCTGCCTTACGTAAAGCATTACCAAGCGACGTGGCAGAAACGGTTCCAGAGGACTGCGATGAACCAATCGATCCCGAAGTGGAGCAATACATTAAAAGGTTTTTCTCATTCAGTGTTCAGAAGCAGAAGTCAATGCTTCTACCTTCATTTTAA